Proteins from a genomic interval of Pararge aegeria chromosome 26, ilParAegt1.1, whole genome shotgun sequence:
- the LOC120635473 gene encoding eukaryotic peptide chain release factor subunit 1 isoform X2 gives MSEESSADRNVEIWKIKKLIKSLEMARGNGTSMISLIIPPKDQISRVSKMLADEFGTASNIKSRVNRLSVLGAITSVQHRLKLYTKVPPNGLVIYCGTIVTEEGKEKKVNIDFEPFKPINTSLYLCDNKFHTEALTALLADDNKFGFIVMDGNGALFGTLQGNTREVLHKFTVDLPKKHGRGGQSALRFARLRMEKRHNYVRKVAEVATQLFISADRPNVAGLILAGSADFKTELSQSDMFDPRLQSKIIKLVDVSYGGENGFNQAIELAAESLQNVKFIQEKKLIGRYFDEISQDTGKYCFGVDDTLRALELGAVETLICWENLDIQRYVLKSHATNQETILHLTPEQEKDKSHFTDKDTGVELELVECQPLLEWLANNYKSFGATLEIITDKSQEGSQFVRGFGGIGGILRYKVDFQSLQLDEPLDDVDLDDY, from the exons ATGTCTGAAGAATCGTCTGCAGATCGCAATGTCGAAATATGGAAGATAAAGAAGCTAATCAAGAGCTTGGAAATGGCAAGAGG GAATGGTACATCAATGATATCCTTAATAATACCACCAAAGGATCAGATATCCAGAGTCTCCAAAATGCTGGCTGATGAATTTGGCACTGCCTCCAACATCAAATCAAGAGTAAACAGACTTTCTGTGCTGGGTGCCATCACATCTGTGCAGCACAGACTCAAGTTATACACTAAAG TACCACCCAACGGCCTGGTAATATACTGCGGTACGATCGTAACGGAGGAAGGAAAAGAGAAGAAGGTCAACATCGACTTTGAGCCATTCAAACCGATCAACACATCCCTATATCTGTGCGATAACAAATTCCATACCGAAGCCTTAACTGCATTGTTGGCAGATGATAATAAGTTTGGCTTCATCGTTATGGATGGTAATGGCGCGTTATTTGGTACGCTGCAAGGTAATACACGTGAG GTGCTGCACAAGTTCACGGTGGATCTACCCAAGAAGCACGGCCGTGGTGGTCAGTCCGCCTTACGTTTCGCGCGTCTGCGTATGGAGAAACGTCACAACTACGTGCGCAAGGTTGCCGAGGTGGCCACACAGCTATTCATCAGTGCGGACCGTCCCAATGTGGCTGGACTCATCCTGGCTGGTTCCGCTGACTTCAAAACCGAGCTGTCCCAGTCTGATATGTTTGATCCG CGTCTGCAATCCAAAATCATCAAACTGGTGGACGTGTCTTACGGTGGTGAGAACGGGTTCAACCAGGCGATAGAACTCGCAGCTGAGTCCCTTCAGAACGTCAAGTTTATACAGGAGAAGAAACTCATTGGGCGCTACTTTGACGAGATCTCTCAG GACACTGGAAAATACTGCTTCGGTGTAGACGATACGTTGCGGGCGCTGGAACTCGGCGCTGTCGAAACACTCATCTGCTGGGAGAACCTAGACATTCAGCG ATACGTGCTCAAATCCCACGCCACCAACCAGGAGACCATTCTGCATCTCACGCCCGAGCAAGAGAAGGATAAGTCACATTTCACTGATAAAGat ACTGGCGTGGAATTGGAGCTGGTCGAATGCCAGCCTTTGCTTGAATGGCTCGCCAACAACTACAAGTCTTTCGGGGCGACTCTTGAGATCATCACCGACAAGAGTCAGGAGGGTAGTCAGTTCGTCAGGGGATTCGGAGGGATCGGCg gtatattgcGTTACAAGGTGGATTTCCAATCGCTCCAGCTAGATGAACCGTTGGACGATGTCGACCTCGATGATTATTGA
- the LOC120635473 gene encoding eukaryotic peptide chain release factor subunit 1 isoform X1, whose translation MSEESSADRNVEIWKIKKLIKSLEMARGNGTSMISLIIPPKDQISRVSKMLADEFGTASNIKSRVNRLSVLGAITSVQHRLKLYTKVPPNGLVIYCGTIVTEEGKEKKVNIDFEPFKPINTSLYLCDNKFHTEALTALLADDNKFGFIVMDGNGALFGTLQGNTREVLHKFTVDLPKKHGRGGQSALRFARLRMEKRHNYVRKVAEVATQLFISADRPNVAGLILAGSADFKTELSQSDMFDPRLQSKIIKLVDVSYGGENGFNQAIELAAESLQNVKFIQEKKLIGRYFDEISQDTGKYCFGVDDTLRALELGAVETLICWENLDIQRYVLKSHATNQETILHLTPEQEKDKSHFTDKDTGVELELVECQPLLEWLANNYKSFGATLEIITDKSQEGSQFVRGFGGIGGLLRYKVDFQSMQLDDEEIDNLYDIDDY comes from the exons ATGTCTGAAGAATCGTCTGCAGATCGCAATGTCGAAATATGGAAGATAAAGAAGCTAATCAAGAGCTTGGAAATGGCAAGAGG GAATGGTACATCAATGATATCCTTAATAATACCACCAAAGGATCAGATATCCAGAGTCTCCAAAATGCTGGCTGATGAATTTGGCACTGCCTCCAACATCAAATCAAGAGTAAACAGACTTTCTGTGCTGGGTGCCATCACATCTGTGCAGCACAGACTCAAGTTATACACTAAAG TACCACCCAACGGCCTGGTAATATACTGCGGTACGATCGTAACGGAGGAAGGAAAAGAGAAGAAGGTCAACATCGACTTTGAGCCATTCAAACCGATCAACACATCCCTATATCTGTGCGATAACAAATTCCATACCGAAGCCTTAACTGCATTGTTGGCAGATGATAATAAGTTTGGCTTCATCGTTATGGATGGTAATGGCGCGTTATTTGGTACGCTGCAAGGTAATACACGTGAG GTGCTGCACAAGTTCACGGTGGATCTACCCAAGAAGCACGGCCGTGGTGGTCAGTCCGCCTTACGTTTCGCGCGTCTGCGTATGGAGAAACGTCACAACTACGTGCGCAAGGTTGCCGAGGTGGCCACACAGCTATTCATCAGTGCGGACCGTCCCAATGTGGCTGGACTCATCCTGGCTGGTTCCGCTGACTTCAAAACCGAGCTGTCCCAGTCTGATATGTTTGATCCG CGTCTGCAATCCAAAATCATCAAACTGGTGGACGTGTCTTACGGTGGTGAGAACGGGTTCAACCAGGCGATAGAACTCGCAGCTGAGTCCCTTCAGAACGTCAAGTTTATACAGGAGAAGAAACTCATTGGGCGCTACTTTGACGAGATCTCTCAG GACACTGGAAAATACTGCTTCGGTGTAGACGATACGTTGCGGGCGCTGGAACTCGGCGCTGTCGAAACACTCATCTGCTGGGAGAACCTAGACATTCAGCG ATACGTGCTCAAATCCCACGCCACCAACCAGGAGACCATTCTGCATCTCACGCCCGAGCAAGAGAAGGATAAGTCACATTTCACTGATAAAGat ACTGGCGTGGAATTGGAGCTGGTCGAATGCCAGCCTTTGCTTGAATGGCTCGCCAACAACTACAAGTCTTTCGGGGCGACTCTTGAGATCATCACCGACAAGAGTCAGGAGGGTAGTCAGTTCGTCAGGGGATTCGGAGGGATCGGCg GTCTCCTACGCTACAAGGTAGACTTCCAATCGATGCAACTGGATGACGAAGAAATTGACAACTTATACGACATCGACGATTATTAA